A single window of Sphingobium sp. SCG-1 DNA harbors:
- a CDS encoding family 1 glycosylhydrolase yields MTKLELWGGLECTINRVADRFTDQTMLSGHADRVSDIDLFADLGISALRYPVLWDKIAPTDPEDCDWSWADERLKRLRARGLRVIAGLVHHGSGPRYTDLLDDGFAQGLAAFAAKAAKRYPWIEDWTPVNEPLTTARFSALYGHWYPHTREEGAFWRALLNQIDGVRLSMRAIRAVNPAACLVQTEDLGRTYATAQLRQQAGFENMRRWVTWDLLCGRIIPEHPLWNRIARYGLTERLQRIAEDPIPPDVIGINHYATSDRFLDHRLQRYPARAHGGNGEVAYADVEGIRVLDPAPQGLAGALREAWERYRIPVAITEAHIGCTREEQMRWMADAWDTAVRLQAYGVDLRAVTSWSLLGSHGWNTLLTRPGIYETGIFDVRSGTPRPTAMVPLLKGLASDAARHPVLGGSGWWRRPIRLEYHPVARPAAIGAHTSGSASPVTAPDVAPLLICGATGTLGQAFARACVHRDIRHVLTSRKELAVDDANSIARVLDELRPWAVVNATGWVRVDDAEDSPTACFEANTTGARLLAEACEERGIQTLSFSSDLVFDGREDKHYIETDMPHPLNVYGHSKGCAEAAISALPGAHLIVRTAAFFSPHDPHNFAVAVARALRERHTFPAADDHFVSPTYVPDLVDAALDLLIDGERGVWHLTNNHTLSWADFARMIARAMELDETLVQGVPGTTLGWRARRPACAGLVSTRGAMLRSLDEAVAQFALHIEKAKRTRLAQAA; encoded by the coding sequence ATGACGAAGCTGGAATTATGGGGCGGGCTTGAATGCACGATCAATCGCGTTGCAGATCGTTTCACCGATCAGACGATGCTCAGCGGTCACGCCGATCGTGTATCGGACATCGATCTGTTCGCCGACCTTGGCATCTCGGCGCTTCGCTATCCGGTGTTGTGGGACAAGATTGCGCCGACCGATCCTGAAGATTGCGATTGGAGCTGGGCGGACGAACGGCTGAAACGGCTGCGCGCACGTGGGCTGCGCGTCATCGCTGGCCTGGTACATCATGGCAGCGGACCCCGGTACACTGATCTACTGGATGATGGGTTTGCGCAGGGGTTGGCGGCATTCGCGGCGAAGGCAGCAAAACGCTACCCATGGATTGAGGACTGGACGCCGGTCAATGAACCACTGACGACGGCACGTTTTTCCGCGCTCTATGGCCATTGGTATCCCCACACGCGGGAGGAGGGAGCCTTCTGGCGGGCGCTCCTCAACCAGATTGATGGGGTGAGACTATCGATGCGCGCCATTCGCGCCGTCAACCCTGCCGCCTGCCTCGTCCAAACCGAAGATCTCGGCCGAACTTATGCCACTGCACAGTTACGTCAGCAGGCGGGGTTTGAGAATATGCGCCGCTGGGTCACATGGGATCTCCTCTGTGGCCGTATCATTCCTGAGCATCCGCTCTGGAACCGGATCGCGCGCTATGGTCTGACGGAACGGCTGCAGCGCATCGCCGAGGATCCCATTCCGCCGGATGTCATCGGGATCAATCACTACGCCACCAGCGACAGGTTCCTCGACCATCGGCTTCAGCGCTATCCCGCCCGCGCCCATGGCGGTAACGGGGAAGTCGCTTATGCCGATGTCGAAGGCATACGCGTCCTCGACCCCGCACCACAGGGGTTGGCGGGCGCGCTACGCGAGGCATGGGAGCGCTACAGGATTCCGGTCGCAATTACAGAGGCGCACATCGGATGCACGCGTGAGGAGCAGATGCGCTGGATGGCGGACGCATGGGATACCGCCGTCCGGTTGCAGGCCTATGGCGTAGATCTGCGCGCCGTAACAAGCTGGTCGCTGCTGGGAAGCCATGGATGGAACACACTCCTGACAAGGCCGGGCATCTATGAGACGGGCATATTCGACGTACGGAGCGGCACACCCAGGCCCACTGCCATGGTGCCGCTGCTGAAGGGCTTGGCAAGCGATGCGGCGAGGCATCCAGTGCTCGGCGGTTCCGGATGGTGGCGGCGGCCCATCCGGCTTGAATATCATCCTGTTGCTAGACCTGCGGCTATCGGCGCGCATACATCAGGCTCGGCTAGCCCGGTCACCGCGCCCGATGTCGCGCCGTTGCTGATCTGTGGAGCGACTGGCACGCTGGGGCAGGCATTCGCCAGAGCCTGCGTCCATCGCGATATCCGTCATGTGCTGACCAGCCGGAAGGAATTGGCGGTCGATGATGCTAATTCCATTGCGCGGGTGCTGGACGAACTGCGTCCCTGGGCTGTCGTCAATGCGACAGGCTGGGTGCGAGTGGATGATGCAGAGGACAGTCCCACTGCCTGCTTTGAGGCGAACACGACAGGCGCGCGCCTGCTCGCCGAAGCTTGCGAGGAGCGGGGCATTCAGACCCTGTCATTTTCCAGCGATCTCGTTTTCGATGGGCGCGAAGATAAGCATTATATCGAAACCGATATGCCGCATCCACTCAATGTCTATGGGCATAGCAAGGGCTGCGCGGAAGCGGCAATCTCGGCGCTACCCGGCGCGCATCTCATAGTGCGCACCGCCGCTTTCTTCTCTCCCCACGATCCCCATAATTTCGCGGTGGCGGTCGCACGGGCATTGAGGGAGCGTCATACGTTCCCGGCGGCAGACGATCATTTCGTATCTCCAACCTACGTACCCGATCTGGTCGATGCTGCGCTGGATTTGTTGATCGACGGAGAGCGCGGTGTTTGGCATCTCACCAACAATCACACGCTGTCCTGGGCGGATTTCGCACGGATGATCGCGCGTGCGATGGAGTTGGACGAGACGCTGGTGCAGGGCGTTCCCGGCACTACGCTCGGATGGCGGGCAAGACGTCCTGCCTGTGCCGGGCTTGTCAGCACCCGAGGCGCGATGCTCCGCTCGCTGGACGAAGCTGTTGCACAATTCGCATTGCATATCGAAAAGGCGAAGAGGACGCGTCTGGCGCAGGCCGCCTGA
- a CDS encoding DUF488 family protein, which translates to MKIFTIGYEGATQAEVINCLSGAGVKLLADIRAVPLSRRPGFSKNILAAGLKEAGIDYVGYKALGTPPEGREAARKHNHARLAEIYSGQLELPEAMFQAAQLVDTAKETPTALLCFEREPGGCHRSLLIEAVMPEAEVVDLFV; encoded by the coding sequence ATGAAAATCTTCACCATCGGATATGAAGGCGCCACGCAGGCGGAAGTCATAAACTGCTTGTCAGGCGCGGGCGTCAAACTGCTTGCCGATATTCGAGCGGTGCCGCTTTCCAGACGTCCCGGCTTCTCCAAGAACATCTTGGCGGCGGGATTGAAGGAGGCGGGTATCGACTATGTCGGGTACAAGGCATTGGGCACGCCGCCGGAAGGCCGGGAAGCTGCTCGCAAACATAATCATGCGCGTCTGGCCGAAATCTATTCAGGGCAATTGGAATTGCCTGAAGCGATGTTCCAGGCAGCGCAACTGGTCGATACGGCAAAAGAGACGCCAACGGCGCTGCTATGTTTCGAACGGGAGCCGGGCGGCTGTCACAGGTCCCTTTTGATAGAGGCGGTCATGCCCGAGGCCGAAGTCGTAGACCTATTTGTTTGA
- a CDS encoding M3 family metallopeptidase, translated as MIETANPLLNAWSGPLCAPPFAEAQPAHFLPALHDAIALHDAELASIRENDSPPDFENTIAALERSGAALARIRRMFWTLSSAQATDAIRGIEADVSALLNDHGTAISHDSALFSRIAKVYASRQDSGLDGAQLRLVETSYAGFVRGGAALDGDAKARFAEIDARLAQLSIQFSQNIMAATSDWALVLTQDDLDGLSDAMRSGAAARAEAAGKPGEYHFSLGRGDYEAFLTFSSRRDLREKLWLAFTSRCDGGAHDNWPIIAEILGLRDERARLLGFANYADYVLDDSMARTPDAARDLLDQLWSPALRRATEEAAELQALIDADGDTFALAAWDWRFYAERVRRDRYAMDGGTIRAYLRLDEVRQAAFDTASRLYDLRFHRREDLVGYHPDVWAWEVTDGAGAAVGLLFTDYLARPEKHGGAWMGSLRVQEKLDGDIRPIVYLVANFPPAPPPDLGSTRLSVDEARTLFHEFGHALHGLLSDVVYPSQSGTSVARDFVEFPSKFMENWMVSREVLSGMGVPDPLIDALRKAEEYGQGFAAVELVSCALLDLAMHQSPDAAADPKAFMQAELARLGMPDTIGLRHQLPYFSHIFDGGYASGYYSYLWSEVLDADAFEAFTQAGDIFDPALAARFRREVLSQGDQRDPMVSYQQFRGHAPDTNALLRARYLI; from the coding sequence TTGATTGAGACTGCCAATCCTCTGTTGAATGCATGGAGCGGTCCGTTATGCGCGCCGCCGTTCGCGGAGGCGCAACCCGCGCATTTTCTCCCGGCGCTCCACGACGCTATTGCATTGCATGACGCGGAGCTTGCCAGCATCCGGGAGAATGACAGTCCGCCGGATTTCGAGAACACGATAGCCGCGTTGGAACGGTCGGGCGCAGCGCTGGCGCGTATCCGCCGCATGTTCTGGACCCTATCCTCTGCACAGGCGACAGACGCGATCCGTGGAATCGAGGCGGATGTTTCGGCGCTGTTGAATGACCATGGCACCGCGATCAGTCACGACAGTGCCTTGTTCAGCAGGATCGCTAAGGTTTATGCGTCGCGACAGGATAGCGGTCTTGACGGCGCGCAGTTGCGGTTGGTGGAAACCAGCTATGCAGGCTTCGTGCGGGGCGGCGCGGCGCTCGATGGCGATGCCAAGGCGCGGTTTGCGGAGATCGACGCCCGGCTTGCGCAACTCTCCATCCAGTTCAGCCAGAATATCATGGCGGCCACGAGCGACTGGGCGCTGGTCCTGACGCAGGACGATCTGGACGGACTTTCCGACGCGATGCGCAGCGGTGCCGCCGCGCGGGCCGAAGCCGCAGGGAAGCCGGGCGAATATCATTTCTCCCTCGGGCGGGGCGACTATGAAGCGTTCCTGACTTTCTCCTCGCGCCGGGACTTGCGCGAAAAATTGTGGCTAGCTTTCACCAGCCGTTGCGATGGCGGCGCGCATGACAACTGGCCGATCATCGCGGAGATCCTTGGCCTGCGCGACGAACGGGCGCGGCTTCTTGGGTTTGCGAACTATGCCGATTATGTGCTGGACGACAGCATGGCGCGGACGCCCGACGCCGCGAGGGATCTGCTCGATCAACTCTGGTCTCCAGCACTGCGCCGCGCGACGGAGGAAGCGGCGGAACTTCAGGCGCTGATCGATGCGGACGGCGACACTTTTGCGCTCGCCGCATGGGACTGGCGGTTCTACGCCGAGCGAGTGCGGCGCGATCGCTATGCGATGGATGGCGGCACGATCCGCGCCTATCTGCGCCTTGATGAAGTACGCCAAGCGGCTTTCGATACCGCAAGCCGCCTCTACGATCTTCGCTTCCATCGGCGGGAAGATCTCGTGGGATATCATCCCGACGTCTGGGCATGGGAAGTCACCGATGGCGCGGGCGCGGCGGTGGGGCTGCTGTTTACTGATTATCTTGCGCGGCCGGAGAAGCATGGCGGCGCGTGGATGGGCAGCCTGCGCGTGCAGGAAAAGCTGGACGGCGACATTCGCCCGATCGTCTATCTCGTCGCGAACTTTCCGCCCGCCCCGCCGCCCGATCTTGGCAGCACGCGCCTGTCGGTCGACGAAGCGCGGACGCTGTTCCACGAATTCGGCCATGCGCTGCACGGATTGCTTTCCGATGTCGTCTATCCCAGCCAATCGGGCACATCGGTCGCGCGCGATTTCGTGGAATTTCCCAGCAAGTTCATGGAAAACTGGATGGTGAGCCGCGAGGTTCTGTCCGGCATGGGCGTGCCCGATCCACTGATCGACGCGCTGCGCAAGGCGGAAGAATATGGACAGGGGTTCGCAGCGGTCGAGTTGGTGTCCTGTGCCCTCCTCGACTTGGCGATGCACCAGTCACCGGACGCCGCCGCCGATCCAAAGGCATTCATGCAAGCAGAACTCGCGCGGCTCGGCATGCCGGACACGATCGGTCTGCGGCATCAGCTTCCCTATTTCTCACACATTTTCGATGGCGGCTATGCGAGTGGCTATTACAGCTATCTCTGGTCCGAAGTGCTGGACGCCGACGCATTCGAGGCGTTCACGCAAGCAGGGGATATTTTCGATCCCGCGCTCGCGGCACGCTTCAGGCGCGAGGTGCTGAGCCAGGGCGACCAGCGTGATCCGATGGTGTCTTATCAACAGTTCAGGGGCCATGCCCCCGATACGAACGCTCTGCTCCGCGCCCGTTACCTGATCTGA
- a CDS encoding transglutaminase-like domain-containing protein translates to MLIRAGYEIRFETEMPTAMMALLSIHPSRHKDLKTPQRLETSPDVPIYTYEDIFGNVCTRLTVPAGGVTLSADFVVEDSGLVDERAPDGPQLPVEALPDEILVYLLGSRYCETDRLMDVAWSQFGHITSGRDRVEAIVAFVHNHIEFGYHHARCDKTAWNGYQEQQGVCRDFAHLAITLCRCMNIPARYCTGYLGDIGIPPVDAPMDFSAWFDVYINGGWYTYDARHNQPRVGRILMARGRDATDTALTTAFGPAELMSFQVHTDEVQSID, encoded by the coding sequence ATGCTCATTCGCGCCGGTTACGAGATACGCTTCGAAACGGAGATGCCTACCGCCATGATGGCGCTGCTCAGCATCCATCCGTCGCGACACAAGGATTTGAAGACGCCGCAGCGGCTGGAGACGTCGCCCGATGTTCCGATTTACACATATGAGGATATTTTCGGGAACGTCTGCACAAGGCTGACTGTCCCGGCGGGAGGCGTGACCCTGTCTGCCGACTTCGTGGTCGAGGATAGCGGGTTGGTGGATGAGCGTGCGCCCGATGGTCCGCAATTGCCGGTCGAGGCGCTGCCGGACGAAATTCTCGTTTATCTTCTAGGCAGTCGTTATTGCGAAACCGATCGGTTGATGGACGTGGCATGGTCGCAGTTCGGCCATATCACATCGGGCCGCGACCGGGTGGAGGCCATCGTCGCCTTCGTCCACAATCATATCGAGTTCGGCTATCATCATGCGCGATGCGATAAGACCGCCTGGAACGGATATCAGGAGCAGCAGGGCGTGTGCCGCGACTTTGCACATCTGGCGATAACCCTGTGCCGCTGCATGAACATTCCGGCACGCTATTGCACGGGCTATCTGGGCGATATCGGCATTCCGCCGGTCGATGCGCCGATGGATTTCAGCGCGTGGTTCGATGTGTACATCAATGGCGGCTGGTACACCTATGACGCGCGCCACAACCAGCCCCGGGTCGGCCGAATCCTGATGGCGCGGGGGCGTGACGCGACCGACACCGCGTTGACCACGGCGTTCGGTCCTGCCGAGTTGATGTCCTTTCAGGTGCACACCGACGAAGTCCAGTCCATTGATTGA
- a CDS encoding transglutaminase N-terminal domain-containing protein, translating to MPLLTIRHLTEYRYRQPVSFGEHRIMMRPRESFDQRLIEAKLEIDPEPRELRWLHDVLGNSVAIALFDRRARSLRVMSEVTMDHAPLAQGEVDVEDYARLFPFTYSSEDMPDLLRSIERQHHDPLRIVDNWARGFVNDHGATDTIGLLTDMATRIKRDFTYVPRQEKGTQTPIETLNLRQGTCRDFAVLMIEAVRALGFAARFVSGYVYNPSASEGRVGGGNTHAWVRIFLPGSGWVEFDPTNGIIGNRGLIRVAIARDPYQAIPLSGTWSGFPSSFLDMHLDVSVRVAGSDAMPAPLHGAINSRFAGSTGSA from the coding sequence ATGCCACTGCTGACGATCAGACACCTTACGGAATATCGCTATCGGCAGCCGGTATCCTTTGGTGAACATCGCATCATGATGCGCCCGCGCGAGAGTTTCGACCAGAGGCTGATCGAAGCCAAGCTCGAAATCGACCCGGAGCCGCGCGAATTGCGCTGGCTGCACGATGTGCTGGGCAATTCCGTCGCCATTGCCCTGTTCGACCGGCGTGCGCGATCGCTGCGCGTGATGAGCGAAGTGACGATGGATCACGCGCCGCTGGCGCAGGGTGAAGTGGACGTCGAAGATTACGCCAGATTATTCCCTTTCACTTACTCGTCGGAAGACATGCCCGACCTGTTACGGTCGATAGAGCGTCAACATCATGATCCACTTCGAATCGTGGACAATTGGGCGAGAGGCTTCGTCAACGATCATGGCGCGACCGATACCATCGGCCTCCTCACCGACATGGCGACGCGGATCAAGCGCGACTTCACCTATGTCCCCCGGCAGGAGAAGGGGACGCAAACGCCGATCGAGACGCTGAACCTGCGTCAGGGCACATGCCGCGATTTCGCCGTGCTGATGATCGAGGCGGTTCGCGCGCTGGGTTTCGCGGCGCGGTTCGTTTCAGGCTATGTGTACAACCCTTCGGCCTCGGAAGGCCGCGTCGGCGGCGGCAACACGCATGCGTGGGTACGGATATTCCTGCCGGGTTCGGGCTGGGTGGAATTCGACCCCACCAACGGCATCATCGGCAATCGCGGGCTGATCCGCGTCGCCATCGCCCGCGATCCCTATCAGGCAATTCCGCTATCGGGGACGTGGTCGGGCTTTCCATCGAGTTTCCTGGACATGCACCTCGATGTTTCCGTCCGCGTCGCTGGTAGCGACGCAATGCCGGCCCCCCTGCACGGGGCCATCAACAGCCGCTTCGCCGGCAGCACAGGGAGCGCCTGA
- a CDS encoding N-formylglutamate amidohydrolase, which yields MTIISDTEGGLLGHYDAEPVKLYNVQGTSPFLLLGDHAGNAIPRALGTLGLSAEDRQRHIAWDIGVREVGERLADSLDAMFVHQHYSRLVIDCNRDPSHAEAIAEVSDGSAVPGNRALDGHARAQRVRDIHAPYHASVAAILRERAFAGRETILVSLHSFTPVMAGATRPWEIGLLYSDGDASFALALLAVLNDVPDIVVGDNAPYQMDETDYTVPLHAFSARLPYVEVEMRQDLISSAAGQERWSAILTQTLQDARLRRMAAAAC from the coding sequence ATGACGATCATCTCGGATACGGAAGGCGGGCTTCTCGGTCATTACGATGCCGAACCCGTGAAGCTGTATAACGTGCAAGGCACTTCTCCGTTCCTTTTGCTAGGGGATCATGCGGGGAATGCCATACCACGGGCGCTGGGTACATTGGGTTTGTCGGCCGAGGACAGGCAGCGGCACATTGCGTGGGACATCGGCGTGCGCGAAGTGGGCGAGCGGCTGGCGGATAGCCTGGACGCGATGTTCGTCCATCAGCATTATTCGCGGCTGGTCATAGACTGCAACCGCGATCCCTCGCATGCCGAGGCGATTGCGGAAGTGTCCGATGGGAGCGCTGTGCCGGGCAACAGGGCGCTCGATGGGCACGCGCGCGCGCAACGCGTGCGGGACATCCATGCGCCCTATCACGCGTCCGTCGCCGCGATCTTGCGCGAACGTGCCTTCGCGGGGCGAGAGACGATCCTCGTTTCGTTGCACAGCTTTACGCCCGTCATGGCGGGAGCCACGCGGCCATGGGAGATCGGACTGTTGTATAGCGATGGCGACGCATCCTTTGCGCTGGCGTTGCTCGCCGTCCTCAACGATGTTCCCGATATCGTGGTCGGCGATAACGCCCCTTACCAGATGGACGAGACCGACTACACGGTACCGCTTCACGCCTTTTCGGCGCGGCTGCCTTATGTCGAGGTGGAGATGCGGCAGGATCTCATTTCCAGCGCGGCAGGTCAGGAACGCTGGAGCGCGATCCTGACGCAGACCCTGCAAGATGCAAGGCTGCGGCGAATGGCCGCCGCAGCCTGCTAA
- a CDS encoding nucleoside hydrolase-like domain-containing protein has translation MAAKPRIFISTDIGGGDHDDDQSMVHALLYSDVLNIVGMSQTVAEATPGGRKSDILQVIDAYAKDYKNLKTYGDYPTADYLRSITHQGATTAAPSAGYSKPTDGSRAIVEAARDASAKDPLYVLTWGGETDIAQALHDAPDIADSIRLLSIGKQDSDATRYLEKNWKNDIWWVQDLETFRGMYTDDGKNRPYDGSGDWVAKNADGHGALGDHFDKMSHGVYQQGISPVWEGYGIKMGDTPTLLYMLDVVFSGRTSPTQEGWGGEFVKKGDNYWTDNSSSSLRMGSWDGAKTVAEDRSAYMKDFAARLDRADNPAGHKAAPSAPAAGNNNNSTNKGSTSGNDTISGDDKANSLNGGAGKDKITGNGGADTLTGGSGHDFFIFTDVRDSAPGAMDHITDFVRNRDHIDLAQIDAREGTGANDAFRFIGTKGFSDTAGELRYADRGAHVLVQADTDGDGRSDLDILLKNRGSTLDAGDFIL, from the coding sequence ATGGCTGCTAAACCCCGCATATTCATCTCGACCGACATTGGCGGCGGCGATCATGACGACGATCAGTCGATGGTCCACGCGCTGCTGTATTCCGACGTGCTCAATATCGTCGGCATGTCCCAGACAGTCGCTGAAGCGACCCCTGGCGGCCGGAAGTCCGACATTCTGCAAGTCATCGACGCCTACGCCAAGGACTACAAGAATCTGAAGACGTATGGCGATTATCCGACCGCCGACTACCTCCGCTCGATCACGCATCAGGGCGCGACGACCGCAGCGCCTTCGGCGGGCTATTCCAAACCCACTGACGGTTCGCGCGCAATCGTAGAGGCCGCACGCGATGCCAGTGCGAAAGATCCGCTATACGTCCTGACATGGGGCGGCGAGACCGACATCGCGCAGGCTCTGCACGATGCGCCCGACATCGCGGACAGCATCCGACTGCTCAGCATCGGCAAGCAGGACAGCGATGCTACGCGTTATCTGGAGAAGAACTGGAAGAACGACATCTGGTGGGTGCAGGATCTCGAGACGTTCCGGGGCATGTACACAGACGATGGCAAGAACCGCCCCTATGACGGATCGGGCGACTGGGTAGCGAAGAATGCCGATGGGCATGGCGCGCTTGGCGACCATTTCGACAAGATGAGCCACGGCGTCTATCAGCAGGGTATCAGCCCGGTATGGGAAGGCTATGGCATCAAGATGGGTGACACGCCCACGCTGCTCTACATGCTCGATGTCGTCTTTTCGGGGCGCACCAGCCCCACGCAGGAAGGCTGGGGCGGCGAGTTCGTTAAGAAGGGCGATAATTACTGGACCGACAACAGCAGCAGTTCCCTGCGCATGGGATCATGGGATGGCGCGAAGACCGTGGCCGAGGACCGCTCCGCCTATATGAAGGACTTTGCGGCGCGGCTCGACAGGGCGGACAATCCTGCGGGACATAAGGCTGCGCCGAGCGCGCCTGCCGCTGGAAACAATAACAACAGCACCAACAAAGGCAGCACGTCCGGCAACGACACGATCAGCGGCGATGACAAAGCCAACAGCCTGAATGGTGGCGCGGGCAAGGACAAGATAACCGGCAATGGCGGCGCTGACACCCTGACCGGCGGTAGCGGGCATGACTTCTTCATTTTCACCGATGTCCGGGACAGCGCGCCAGGCGCGATGGATCACATCACCGATTTCGTCCGCAACCGCGATCACATTGATCTTGCGCAGATCGATGCGCGGGAAGGGACCGGCGCGAACGATGCCTTCCGTTTCATCGGGACCAAGGGTTTCTCGGACACTGCGGGGGAACTGCGCTATGCCGATCGGGGCGCGCATGTTCTGGTTCAGGCGGATACCGATGGCGATGGCCGGTCCGATCTCGACATCCTGCTCAAAAATCGCGGCAGCACGCTGGATGCCGGCGACTTCATTCTTTAG
- a CDS encoding transglutaminase-like domain-containing protein, whose amino-acid sequence MPMIIDITTLGLMDEAELELDLAALALSALDHQGTDLQPYINLLRSIGTSLRDVGEDADGSAEQAEALARVFAGEFGFTGDTETYDAPLNTDMIRVLDRRKGLPVSLSILYVAAARRLGWTAHALNTPGHVIVSIGTSPVTLIDPFRDGAIVTPQQLALLLARALGREALVEQHHLVAMSNRAVLVRLLLNQASRAEQEGDLARATTLYHRMTVVAPENGHGWWELARLQLVARDVDAARRSLSAMLEVTRDPERREHISAALDAISPR is encoded by the coding sequence ATGCCTATGATTATCGACATCACAACGCTGGGCCTGATGGACGAGGCGGAGCTGGAGCTGGACCTTGCCGCCTTGGCTCTGAGTGCGCTCGATCATCAAGGCACCGACCTGCAACCTTATATCAATTTGCTAAGATCCATCGGCACAAGCCTGCGCGACGTAGGAGAAGATGCCGATGGCTCGGCAGAACAGGCAGAGGCGCTGGCCCGTGTCTTTGCCGGTGAGTTCGGCTTTACCGGCGACACGGAAACATATGACGCACCCTTAAATACAGATATGATCCGCGTGCTGGACCGCCGGAAAGGATTGCCCGTCAGTCTTTCCATCCTCTACGTCGCGGCCGCCCGCCGCCTTGGCTGGACGGCGCATGCGCTCAACACGCCGGGTCATGTGATCGTCAGCATCGGCACATCTCCCGTCACTCTGATCGATCCTTTCAGGGACGGCGCAATCGTCACGCCGCAGCAGTTGGCACTTCTTCTGGCGCGTGCGCTTGGCCGTGAGGCATTGGTGGAACAGCATCATCTGGTGGCGATGTCGAACCGCGCTGTGCTGGTCCGGCTGCTGCTCAACCAAGCATCGCGGGCGGAGCAGGAGGGAGACTTGGCGCGCGCCACGACGCTTTATCACCGCATGACCGTAGTCGCCCCCGAAAACGGGCATGGCTGGTGGGAACTTGCGCGGCTGCAACTGGTCGCGCGCGATGTCGATGCGGCGCGGCGGAGCCTCAGCGCGATGCTGGAAGTCACGCGCGATCCGGAGCGCCGCGAGCACATCTCCGCCGCACTCGATGCCATCTCACCACGATAA
- a CDS encoding SDR family oxidoreductase, whose translation MTTESMIHEDGLPGHESKLNPKPEWEPRYPGSGRLKDKVALITGADSGIGRAVAALFAREGANVAILYLCEHDDAAKTAEIVKAEGGDALTIAGDVGDAQFCKDAVGQVVERFGKLDILVNNAGEQHPDKDIRDITEEQLRRTFQTNIFGMFFMTQAAREHLKSGASIVNCTSVTMYQGEKELLDYSSTKGAITAFTRSLSENLIGDGIRVNAVAPGPIWTPLNPSGGATPEKLESFGEGTPMGRPGQPNEVAPSFLFLACEDASYMSGQVLHPNGGTIVNG comes from the coding sequence ATGACTACCGAAAGTATGATTCACGAGGATGGACTGCCGGGCCATGAATCAAAGCTCAATCCCAAGCCCGAATGGGAGCCGCGCTATCCGGGTTCCGGTCGCCTGAAAGACAAGGTAGCGCTGATTACCGGCGCGGACAGTGGCATAGGTCGCGCCGTAGCGGCGCTTTTCGCCCGTGAGGGGGCCAATGTGGCTATCCTCTACCTCTGCGAACATGACGATGCAGCGAAGACGGCTGAGATCGTCAAGGCGGAAGGCGGCGACGCGCTCACGATCGCAGGCGATGTCGGCGACGCCCAATTCTGCAAGGATGCTGTAGGCCAAGTGGTGGAGCGCTTCGGCAAGCTCGACATCCTGGTCAACAACGCAGGTGAGCAGCATCCGGACAAGGACATCCGCGACATCACCGAGGAACAGCTTCGGCGCACGTTCCAGACGAACATCTTCGGCATGTTCTTCATGACACAGGCAGCGCGCGAGCATCTGAAAAGTGGCGCGTCGATCGTGAATTGCACTAGCGTCACCATGTATCAGGGCGAGAAGGAACTGCTCGATTATTCCAGCACGAAAGGCGCGATTACCGCCTTTACCCGCAGCCTGTCGGAAAACCTGATTGGGGACGGCATCCGCGTAAACGCCGTCGCGCCGGGGCCGATCTGGACGCCGCTCAACCCTTCGGGCGGCGCTACTCCGGAGAAGCTGGAGAGTTTCGGCGAAGGCACGCCGATGGGTCGGCCCGGCCAACCCAACGAAGTCGCGCCAAGCTTCCTGTTCCTCGCTTGTGAGGACGCAAGCTATATGTCGGGACAGGTTCTGCATCCCAATGGGGGCACCATCGTCAATGGCTGA